One stretch of Candidatus Poribacteria bacterium DNA includes these proteins:
- a CDS encoding EutN/CcmL family microcompartment protein — MYLAKVIGKAVSVVKHPAYQNRTLLLIQPLSLKSQLVRTPTIAVDYVGAGEGDTVIVGAGPGVAQEVFGVEDAPIRELVMGIVDHFDITFQEEEA, encoded by the coding sequence ATGTACCTTGCCAAAGTAATCGGAAAAGCCGTTTCTGTCGTTAAACATCCTGCATACCAAAATCGGACGCTGCTGCTTATTCAACCGCTGAGTCTGAAATCGCAACTTGTTCGCACCCCAACGATTGCTGTTGACTATGTGGGTGCGGGTGAGGGGGACACCGTGATTGTAGGAGCAGGTCCTGGTGTCGCACAAGAGGTCTTCGGTGTTGAAGATGCACCGATTCGTGAGCTCGTCATGGGTATTGTAGACCATTTTGATATAACTTTTCAGGAGGAGGAAGCATGA
- a CDS encoding C25 family cysteine peptidase, with protein sequence MQVRPIKRCIITCFVFFSLLFFLGTDPFWSFTYIGSSSNAEAAPVSPSNRHARTAVREGVGAQREIELVRTTPQGVTIQLFIPASDFEIRTEGDNDDQFQVSRVETQTVSFPGCRFTVQSPGALRLPVQSTFISVPVDANFQVRVVEQNFSTHKIAADVLPSDLPSFHSDSNTPKTDRFFPANLVETREAGWIRENRVLPIQFNPVQYNPVRRELRLYHRLIVEVRFLRSGEALLAQRGPLMPESAAYDAIFESVLVNPQDARQWRGTTFRVPQAPSIAAIAPRHKLSITQDGMYSVTGRDLEAVGVDIGAITPRTLTVTNRGKQVPIFVRGEGDGRLNPTDEIIFYGEQLHGEASYINPFSDENVYWLSWNAGPGSRMGTRTSLDGSVDAQSYPHFLTRAHFEKDSHFRRFPNANLTEDQRYQEFSQGLQERWFTLAELPPLPNDSWFWAQLTAPESKPFGVTLTGVAETAVPATIRIGFYGRSNTEHQADVWLNDAVSLGEVRWKGEAEYQLQNQRPQSFLQNGRNVIRIINPGSSDQLLDIVLLNWIQIDYRRTFEAKGNVLPFAITPFPDETGAINPNFEVVLENFSTPDIEIYGIDGTRYVGLAPIIDDSASETYRLPFRSTQIRPKDVDDTAIQYIALARNRFQKPKISVDTPSDLRSTHNAADYILITHKSFIEDVQPLADFRNQQGMRTKVVDVQNIYDEFNHGILNPNAIREFLSYAYDNWQPPAPTYVFLVGDTHIDLKNQPNFVPTTQVQIPGYGASASDHQFVTFRGTDSFPDMLIGRMPANNRVDVRIFVERTINYETTSQVGPWHKKLLMLAGSDLRFHSQTDRLISRNQLNGRYETERIYAPHTEEATFDERIRSPIARRVIDGFNDGASLVNYIGHGGGGIWSSSRMLDFEDPEQNLTNISQLPLVISMTCYTGSFDSNKNSLVEELLRSENGGAIAVIGATSIGLLDGDYLLNLEIFNVIFKQRTQHIGAVLAEAKTQFLINAPGYLDLAEVFTLFGDPATRLKLPNKQMQVEVEIGTSPSRETLLTVSGTLPDRTFSGDAEIIVVPAIEEAVDMPSEQENVTVTNGRFTTEIEIPASVEFDVGDVQVYAWNADEDLIGHASYNVLSRYVDNVRIAPYPVEPHQPVHLYTEVLDESGIEELTLFWSWDGIEFFTIPVSHQTGTTYKSERPIPGYPEGDLIDYYLAVKVGDGRTLQTEVVTYEFGQARSEVDLLLLDQTIAWTTTPPFVLSAQVRNQGSAPARNVPVRFYLQTLSPEAAAAIPHTTSVSTIEDLQNATPLGDVQIIPEILPGSQGVARVPWEPTPGEYLISVYVDPPSEELPRGSILEQRELNNSAAKRFTGNRFVLTPDTLDQPIRSADGTFQVTVPSDNLQTTTILTYSEEALTITNQPDIAAVSEAAPQVAYHLDVAEQTELVATVTFLKGETSDDAYIYRRDDDNGNWVRVGQETADDEHISAEVELPGTFAMLSHSDSTPPSVELTFEHQGFIDGDYVSDTPVISARIEDANGVDSRSAHIILTKNGQRVPEDEYVIAASPTNNNLLLVTYTPVLEPGEYRVRLQAQDTNGNVSDTERTGTVAGEFEIANIANFPNPFTPRSGTHFAYYLTESADEVSLNIYTITGRRIVAIDTLDASVSYNEYHYDGYDADGEPLANGVYLYKFTAQKGDIRKQKVGKIAVRK encoded by the coding sequence ATGCAAGTTCGCCCGATAAAACGTTGCATAATTACCTGTTTTGTATTTTTTTCCCTTCTCTTTTTTCTCGGAACAGATCCCTTTTGGTCTTTCACCTACATCGGTTCGTCCAGCAATGCAGAGGCAGCACCAGTTTCGCCCAGCAATCGGCATGCCAGAACTGCCGTGCGTGAAGGCGTAGGCGCACAACGAGAGATTGAATTGGTACGGACAACACCGCAAGGCGTAACGATTCAACTTTTCATCCCAGCGTCCGATTTTGAAATACGGACAGAGGGCGATAACGACGATCAATTTCAAGTATCTCGTGTTGAAACGCAGACTGTCTCTTTTCCGGGATGCCGTTTTACTGTCCAGTCTCCGGGTGCGCTACGACTCCCTGTGCAGTCTACCTTCATCAGTGTCCCCGTAGATGCCAATTTTCAAGTGCGTGTTGTTGAACAGAATTTTAGCACGCATAAGATCGCTGCAGATGTTCTGCCTTCCGATCTTCCCTCCTTCCATTCGGACTCCAACACCCCTAAAACCGACCGCTTTTTTCCTGCCAATCTCGTAGAGACCAGAGAAGCGGGTTGGATCCGGGAGAACCGGGTCCTTCCAATTCAATTCAATCCGGTCCAATACAATCCTGTGCGTCGGGAGTTGCGACTTTATCACAGGCTTATCGTTGAAGTTCGTTTTCTCCGGTCAGGTGAAGCGTTGTTAGCACAACGGGGACCCTTGATGCCTGAGTCCGCTGCTTACGATGCGATTTTTGAAAGCGTCTTGGTGAATCCGCAAGATGCCAGGCAGTGGCGTGGGACGACCTTCCGAGTTCCACAAGCACCAAGTATTGCTGCCATAGCACCTCGCCATAAACTCAGTATTACTCAGGATGGGATGTATAGCGTTACTGGACGAGACTTGGAGGCAGTCGGGGTTGATATAGGCGCGATTACACCCAGGACGTTGACAGTGACAAACAGAGGGAAACAGGTGCCAATCTTTGTTCGAGGTGAGGGCGACGGAAGACTCAATCCAACGGATGAAATTATTTTCTACGGCGAGCAGCTTCATGGAGAAGCAAGTTATATCAACCCGTTTTCTGATGAGAATGTGTATTGGCTCTCGTGGAACGCCGGACCCGGAAGCCGAATGGGGACGCGGACCTCTCTTGATGGAAGCGTTGACGCTCAAAGCTACCCGCACTTTCTCACACGTGCTCACTTTGAAAAAGATAGCCACTTTAGAAGGTTTCCCAATGCGAACCTGACGGAGGACCAGAGGTATCAGGAATTCAGTCAAGGACTGCAGGAGCGTTGGTTTACTTTAGCGGAACTGCCACCACTGCCAAATGACAGTTGGTTCTGGGCACAATTGACCGCCCCTGAGTCAAAACCGTTCGGTGTTACCCTCACGGGTGTCGCGGAGACTGCTGTACCCGCAACAATACGGATCGGATTTTATGGGAGATCTAACACAGAACACCAAGCGGATGTATGGCTAAACGACGCGGTTAGCCTCGGCGAGGTACGTTGGAAAGGTGAAGCCGAATATCAGCTTCAGAATCAACGACCGCAATCTTTTCTCCAGAATGGACGGAATGTCATTCGTATCATCAATCCCGGAAGTAGCGATCAACTGCTGGATATCGTTCTGCTTAACTGGATTCAGATTGATTATCGCCGGACTTTTGAAGCGAAGGGGAATGTGCTACCCTTTGCTATCACGCCCTTTCCTGATGAAACTGGAGCTATCAACCCAAACTTTGAGGTCGTTTTAGAGAATTTCTCTACGCCTGACATAGAAATTTATGGTATTGACGGGACCCGTTATGTCGGTTTAGCACCGATTATTGACGATTCTGCGTCTGAGACTTACCGACTCCCGTTCCGTTCAACGCAGATTCGACCGAAGGATGTGGATGATACCGCCATCCAATATATCGCACTCGCGCGTAACCGGTTCCAAAAACCGAAAATTTCGGTAGACACGCCGTCCGATTTACGTAGCACGCACAACGCCGCGGATTACATCCTCATTACACACAAAAGTTTCATTGAAGATGTTCAACCACTTGCCGATTTTCGTAATCAGCAAGGTATGCGGACCAAAGTTGTCGATGTCCAAAATATCTACGACGAATTTAATCACGGCATCCTCAACCCGAATGCGATCCGTGAGTTCCTCAGTTACGCCTACGACAATTGGCAGCCGCCTGCCCCAACTTACGTCTTCCTCGTCGGTGATACACATATTGATCTTAAGAACCAACCCAATTTCGTTCCGACAACGCAGGTGCAAATCCCAGGATACGGTGCTTCGGCAAGCGACCACCAATTCGTTACTTTTCGAGGCACAGACAGTTTCCCAGATATGCTGATTGGACGGATGCCAGCGAACAATCGTGTAGATGTCCGTATCTTTGTTGAACGGACAATCAACTATGAAACGACCTCGCAGGTCGGCCCGTGGCACAAGAAACTTCTCATGCTTGCCGGTTCGGATCTTCGGTTTCACTCTCAGACAGACCGACTTATCTCTCGTAATCAACTCAACGGTCGATATGAAACTGAACGTATCTACGCACCGCACACAGAGGAAGCAACTTTCGATGAACGGATCCGATCGCCTATCGCGAGGCGCGTGATTGACGGTTTCAACGACGGTGCCAGCCTCGTTAACTATATCGGACACGGTGGCGGTGGTATCTGGTCATCCAGTCGGATGCTTGACTTTGAAGATCCTGAGCAGAACTTAACCAATATTTCACAACTCCCGTTGGTTATCAGTATGACCTGTTACACAGGTTCCTTTGACAGCAATAAAAATAGCCTTGTTGAGGAGCTCCTCCGATCTGAAAATGGCGGTGCGATTGCAGTCATTGGCGCAACCAGCATCGGGCTGTTAGACGGTGATTATCTGCTGAACTTGGAAATTTTCAATGTTATCTTCAAACAACGAACGCAGCATATAGGGGCGGTGCTCGCTGAAGCCAAGACGCAGTTTCTTATCAACGCTCCGGGGTATCTCGATCTCGCTGAAGTCTTTACACTTTTCGGGGACCCAGCGACTCGGCTGAAACTGCCGAACAAACAGATGCAAGTTGAAGTAGAAATCGGGACCTCGCCGAGTCGAGAGACTTTACTGACTGTCTCTGGGACATTACCCGATCGCACTTTTAGCGGAGATGCCGAGATTATCGTTGTGCCTGCGATTGAAGAGGCGGTTGACATGCCGTCGGAACAGGAAAATGTCACTGTTACCAACGGACGGTTCACCACAGAAATAGAAATCCCAGCGAGTGTTGAATTTGATGTCGGCGATGTACAAGTTTACGCTTGGAATGCCGATGAAGATTTAATCGGTCATGCCTCCTATAATGTTTTATCTCGATACGTTGATAATGTCCGTATTGCACCTTATCCGGTTGAACCGCATCAACCTGTTCACCTTTATACAGAAGTGTTGGATGAAAGCGGTATTGAAGAACTAACGCTTTTCTGGAGTTGGGACGGCATCGAGTTTTTCACGATTCCTGTGAGTCATCAGACCGGGACAACCTATAAAAGCGAACGCCCGATTCCGGGATACCCTGAAGGGGACCTCATTGACTATTACTTAGCAGTGAAGGTAGGAGATGGACGGACGTTGCAAACAGAGGTCGTCACTTATGAGTTTGGACAGGCCAGATCTGAGGTCGATCTTCTCCTTTTGGACCAGACGATCGCTTGGACGACAACACCGCCGTTTGTGCTCTCGGCGCAAGTCCGCAATCAAGGCAGCGCACCTGCCCGAAATGTACCTGTCCGCTTCTATCTGCAAACCTTGAGCCCTGAAGCTGCTGCGGCTATTCCGCATACCACTTCCGTCTCAACGATTGAGGATTTACAGAACGCGACACCGCTTGGAGATGTTCAGATTATTCCCGAAATCTTGCCCGGCAGTCAAGGCGTTGCAAGGGTGCCGTGGGAACCGACACCGGGGGAATATCTTATCTCTGTCTACGTAGATCCACCGTCTGAGGAACTTCCGCGTGGGAGTATCCTTGAGCAGCGGGAACTAAATAACAGCGCAGCGAAACGGTTTACGGGGAATCGGTTCGTTCTTACACCGGATACGCTTGATCAACCGATCCGAAGCGCAGACGGAACTTTCCAAGTTACTGTGCCATCGGACAACCTTCAAACCACTACGATACTAACCTATTCGGAAGAAGCCTTGACGATTACAAACCAACCCGATATCGCTGCGGTTTCGGAAGCTGCGCCACAGGTTGCCTATCACCTCGATGTGGCTGAACAGACGGAGTTGGTGGCGACTGTTACGTTCCTAAAAGGGGAAACCAGTGACGATGCATACATTTATAGGCGAGACGATGATAACGGCAATTGGGTGCGGGTAGGTCAGGAGACTGCTGATGACGAGCATATCTCCGCGGAGGTCGAGTTACCGGGGACGTTCGCGATGTTATCCCATAGCGATTCAACACCGCCTTCAGTTGAACTAACCTTTGAGCATCAGGGCTTCATTGATGGGGATTATGTCTCGGATACGCCTGTTATCTCTGCACGGATTGAGGATGCGAACGGCGTTGACTCGCGTTCAGCACACATCATCCTCACGAAGAACGGGCAGCGCGTGCCAGAAGACGAATATGTAATTGCTGCGTCACCAACGAATAACAATCTCTTGTTGGTAACCTATACGCCTGTTTTGGAACCTGGAGAGTACCGCGTCCGGCTACAGGCACAGGACACAAACGGCAATGTATCAGACACCGAGCGTACGGGAACAGTCGCTGGTGAGTTTGAGATTGCGAATATTGCTAACTTTCCGAACCCTTTCACACCCAGAAGCGGCACGCATTTTGCTTACTATCTCACGGAGAGTGCTGACGAGGTGAGCCTGAATATCTACACAATCACGGGTCGGCGTATCGTGGCGATTGACACGCTTGATGCCTCTGTCTCTTACAACGAATACCACTACGACGGCTACGATGCCGACGGCGAACCGCTTGCGAACGGTGTTTATCTCTACAAATTCACAGCACAGAAAGGCGATATCCGTAAACAGAAGGTCGGGAAAATCGCCGTGCGGAAATAG
- a CDS encoding DPP IV N-terminal domain-containing protein, which translates to MKKRKFGYKTLWTALLLSSSFLIIYLQAAAAGTLSFTSKHEGKSNLYLIDSTEQNLQKLETNNTNKSSHTWSPDGRFFAYHSNHAGSPDIYVMDIRNKETRQLIGHPSRDLYPAWSPNGKWIAFVSDRTGNMDIYRINVNGSNLRRLTNRGDNNNPAWSPDSQWIVYDSYRGGNHNAGVPGRHYLYRMAADGGRTEQLRGAPNLLGCTWSPDGKQIAFAAGNPGDQGINIYVMDTDGDNLGRLTRVGAWAEASQPAWSPDGQWIAYAFKKVVRQLKPGERVPINEVFGDSAIYLVKATGDVNEPIEVANGFSLGLNPVWVPETFFSVSPTTEKQITFWGTLKQLVID; encoded by the coding sequence ATGAAAAAAAGAAAGTTCGGATATAAAACCTTATGGACTGCGTTGTTGCTCAGTAGCAGCTTTCTCATCATATATTTACAAGCCGCTGCAGCCGGAACCCTGTCTTTTACTTCCAAGCACGAAGGCAAATCTAATCTTTATCTTATAGATAGCACAGAACAAAATCTTCAAAAACTCGAAACCAATAACACGAATAAATCCTCTCACACTTGGTCCCCGGATGGACGCTTTTTCGCCTACCACTCCAATCATGCTGGTAGTCCCGACATCTATGTGATGGACATCAGAAACAAAGAGACCCGTCAGTTGATAGGCCATCCCAGCAGAGACCTATACCCCGCGTGGTCGCCTAATGGAAAATGGATCGCCTTCGTCTCGGATCGGACAGGGAATATGGATATCTATAGAATTAATGTGAATGGTTCAAATCTAAGGCGATTGACAAATAGGGGAGACAACAACAACCCCGCGTGGTCGCCAGACAGCCAATGGATCGTCTATGATTCCTATCGCGGTGGGAACCACAACGCAGGCGTTCCTGGACGGCATTATCTCTATAGAATGGCTGCCGATGGCGGTAGGACGGAACAACTCAGAGGTGCTCCAAACTTATTGGGATGCACATGGTCGCCCGATGGCAAACAGATTGCCTTCGCTGCTGGGAATCCCGGAGATCAAGGCATCAACATCTACGTTATGGATACCGATGGCGACAATCTCGGCAGACTTACGCGCGTCGGTGCATGGGCTGAGGCCAGTCAGCCAGCATGGTCCCCCGATGGACAGTGGATCGCCTATGCCTTCAAAAAGGTGGTCCGCCAGCTGAAACCCGGTGAGAGAGTCCCCATCAATGAAGTCTTTGGTGATAGTGCCATCTATCTCGTAAAGGCTACAGGTGATGTCAATGAACCCATTGAGGTGGCGAATGGATTCTCACTCGGTTTAAATCCAGTATGGGTGCCAGAAACTTTCTTCTCCGTTTCCCCTACTACAGAAAAACAAATCACCTTCTGGGGTACGCTCAAACAGTTAGTAATTGACTGA
- a CDS encoding helix-turn-helix domain-containing protein → MKIYGTWDTLLIEQLAEQENVSGYLSAVMEEYQFHGNFTTVQLALRYVVEAQGGISKLAKRTDIDPQLLSKVLASEKAPRIDTLRTVLSALGCCLSITSLETVSTHINAATEESTSAPLRKTNANLELDEYHASTE, encoded by the coding sequence ATGAAGATTTATGGAACATGGGACACCCTCCTCATTGAGCAACTTGCTGAACAAGAGAATGTAAGCGGCTATCTATCTGCTGTTATGGAAGAATATCAGTTTCACGGAAATTTCACCACAGTTCAATTAGCACTCCGGTATGTCGTTGAAGCACAAGGCGGAATTTCCAAACTCGCCAAAAGAACAGACATTGATCCCCAGCTCCTCTCGAAGGTGTTAGCAAGTGAGAAAGCACCGCGGATCGATACCCTTAGAACCGTTCTCAGTGCTTTGGGATGCTGTCTTTCAATTACATCTTTAGAAACTGTAAGTACCCATATTAACGCTGCTACTGAAGAGTCTACAAGCGCGCCACTAAGGAAGACAAACGCCAACCTCGAGCTTGATGAATATCACGCTTCTACAGAGTAG